GCGTTCGACCTGTACGGGATCGTGTTCGAGGGGTCGAAGGACCTCCGCCGCATCCTTCTCCCCGAGGACTGGGAGGGGCACCCGCTGCGGAAGGACTACAAGTACCCCGACTTCTACCACGGGATCAAGGTATGACGGCCCGGACCGACGCGCTCCCCACGCAGGAGATGACGATCAACATGGGGCCGCAGCACCCGAGCACCCACGGGGTGCTCCGGGTGATCCTCACCACCGACGGCGAGGTGGTGAGCCGCGCGGTTCCCGACATCGGGTACCTGCACCGGGCCCTGGAGAAGATCGGGGAGCGCGTCACCTACGCCCAGTACATGCCGTTCACGGACCGGCTCGACTACCTCGCGGCGATGAACTGCAACTGCGCCTGGGCGTGGACGGTCGAGAAGCATGCGAAGATCGAGGTCCCCGAGCGCGCCGAGTACCTGCGCGTCATCGTCTGCGAGCTGAACCGCATCTCCTCCCACCTCATCGCGTTCGGGTCGTACACCGCGGACATGGGGGCATTCACGCCGTTCCTGTACGCCATCCGCGAGCGGGAGCGGGTCAACGACCTGTTCGAGATGATCTGCGGGAACCGCCTGACCTACAACTACGCCCGCATCGGCGGCGTTTCCGGCGACGCCCCCCCGGGCTTTCTCGAGAAGACGAAGGAGTTTCTCGACTACTTCGAGCCGAAGATCGACGAGTACAACAACCTCATCTCCTACAACAAGATCTTCGTCCACCGGCTGGCGAACGTCGCCGTGGTCTCCGCGGAGGACGCGGTCGCCTACGGGCTGACGGGCCCCAACCTGCGCGGATCGGGCATCCCATTCGACCTTCGGAAGGACGAGCCGTACTCCGTCTACCCGAAGTTCGAGTTCAAGGTCTGCGTCGGCACCGGGGAGCGCGGCACCCTCGGCGACTGCTTCGACCGGTACATGGTGCGGATCAACGAGATGCGCGAGAGCATCAAGATCGTCCGGCAGGCGATCGCGCAGATCCCCGACGGGCCGGTGCTGGCGAAGGTGCCCCGCATCTTCAAGC
The sequence above is a segment of the bacterium genome. Coding sequences within it:
- a CDS encoding NADH-quinone oxidoreductase subunit D, with amino-acid sequence MTARTDALPTQEMTINMGPQHPSTHGVLRVILTTDGEVVSRAVPDIGYLHRALEKIGERVTYAQYMPFTDRLDYLAAMNCNCAWAWTVEKHAKIEVPERAEYLRVIVCELNRISSHLIAFGSYTADMGAFTPFLYAIRERERVNDLFEMICGNRLTYNYARIGGVSGDAPPGFLEKTKEFLDYFEPKIDEYNNLISYNKIFVHRLANVAVVSAEDAVAYGLTGPNLRGSGIPFDLRKDEPYSVYPKFEFKVCVGTGERGTLGDCFDRYMVRINEMRESIKIVRQAIAQIPDGPVLAKVPRIFKPPVGEVYFRSECPRGETGIYLISDGTANPFRLKIRTGSFVTMNIFEKVTRGLMIADVVAVIGSFDIILPEIDR